The Methanoregula boonei 6A8 genome has a window encoding:
- a CDS encoding methionine synthase gives MKAYFVNKVLATTVVGSYPVVKGSGISSFFDPFKAAVETAVADQVNAGIDIISDGQVRNDMIPLFTARLPGIKGQDVVGKVQPASGAITAGDAKYARSKSPYVKGVLTGPSSIAHGLHIGTPMYRNKEELVPDLAAALAVEAKHLEAAGVTLLQIDEPIFSTGVADLAVGKQAIEAIAGAVKIPTCMHVCGGLGNVIDDILKINVHVLDFEFSKNPANLALFGSRDLAGRMIGYGCVDSTSEAVETVAEIKKRIEKGVEIFGAKAMLVDPDCGLRMRSRESAFWKLKNMAEAAREVRLAL, from the coding sequence ATGAAAGCGTACTTCGTCAACAAGGTCTTAGCGACAACGGTGGTCGGGAGCTACCCCGTGGTGAAAGGCTCGGGCATTTCCTCCTTTTTCGATCCCTTCAAGGCCGCAGTAGAGACCGCGGTTGCCGACCAGGTGAATGCCGGCATCGATATCATCTCCGACGGCCAGGTGCGAAACGATATGATCCCGCTCTTTACTGCACGGCTGCCCGGGATCAAGGGACAGGACGTTGTAGGGAAAGTCCAGCCGGCCTCGGGTGCAATCACCGCCGGCGACGCGAAATACGCACGATCCAAGAGCCCGTATGTCAAGGGCGTCCTCACCGGCCCGTCATCCATTGCCCACGGCCTCCACATCGGCACGCCGATGTACCGGAACAAGGAAGAGCTGGTGCCCGACCTTGCAGCGGCCCTTGCCGTTGAGGCAAAGCACCTGGAAGCGGCCGGCGTCACGCTTCTCCAGATCGATGAGCCGATCTTCTCGACCGGGGTTGCCGATCTTGCTGTGGGAAAGCAGGCCATTGAGGCCATCGCGGGTGCAGTCAAGATCCCGACCTGCATGCATGTCTGCGGCGGGCTCGGAAACGTTATCGACGATATCTTAAAGATCAACGTGCACGTGCTCGACTTCGAGTTCTCGAAAAACCCAGCCAACCTCGCCCTCTTTGGCTCCCGGGATCTCGCGGGCCGGATGATTGGGTACGGCTGTGTGGATTCCACGTCCGAAGCGGTGGAAACGGTTGCGGAGATCAAAAAACGGATCGAGAAAGGCGTCGAAATTTTTGGGGCAAAAGCGATGCTTGTCGATCCCGACTGCGGCCTGCGGATGCGGTCCCGGGAATCCGCGTTCTGGAAACTCAAGAACATGGCAGAAGCGGCCCGGGAAGTACGGCTCGCGCTGTAA